ATCTCGGCGTCGATCATCCTGCAGCTCCTCACGGTGGTCTGGCCGTACCTCGAGAAGCTCTCGAAGGAAGGGGAGATCGGCCGCAAGAAGATCACCCAGTACACGCGGTACGGGACGATCCTGCTGTCGGTCATCCAGGCGACCGGGATCGGGCTCTTCCTCGAGAAGCAGCAGCTCCCGTCGGGGCAGTACCTCGTGCGGCCCGAGATGCAGGGGACGGGGTTCCTCCTCCTGACGATCCTCAGCTTGACGACCGGAAGCGCCTTCATCATGTGGCTCGGCGAGCAGATCTCCGAGCG
Above is a window of Thermoanaerobaculia bacterium DNA encoding:
- a CDS encoding preprotein translocase subunit SecY, which codes for MFESFRNIFSIPDLRKRIFFTFALLAVYRLGAHIPTPGVNPKAMAEFFSSQAGGALGFLDIFSGGALRRFSVFALGIMPYISASIILQLLTVVWPYLEKLSKEGEIGRKKITQYTRYGTILLSVIQATGIGLFLEKQQLPSGQYLVRPEMQGTGFLLLTILSLTTGSAFIMWLGEQISER